In a single window of the Nocardiopsis composta genome:
- a CDS encoding crotonase/enoyl-CoA hydratase family protein: MVERLDISTPHCEVVRDGPVVTVVMDRPEARNALSTDMLVGMADAFGYIDAEPGVRVGILTGAGGVFCAGADLKGMGTPSEDERVRRRAAEIENFHWKGLLREARPGKPLVSAVEGPAVAGGTELVAGTDVRIAAEGAVLGLYEARRGLFPMGGCAVRIPRQLPYAHAMEMLLTGRSYTAREAAAIGLVTRVVPDGTALAEARAVAESIAACGPLAVQAILRVHRETEGLPEAEALKVSDAHGWQVMASADAEEGARAFAEKRPPVFTGE; this comes from the coding sequence ATGGTCGAGCGGCTGGACATCTCCACCCCGCACTGCGAAGTGGTGCGCGACGGCCCGGTGGTGACGGTGGTGATGGACCGGCCGGAGGCGCGCAACGCCCTCTCCACCGACATGCTGGTCGGGATGGCCGACGCGTTCGGCTACATCGACGCCGAGCCCGGCGTCCGGGTCGGGATCCTCACCGGCGCGGGCGGGGTGTTCTGCGCCGGGGCCGACCTGAAGGGGATGGGCACCCCCTCGGAGGACGAGCGGGTGCGCCGCCGCGCCGCCGAGATCGAGAACTTCCACTGGAAGGGCCTGCTCCGCGAGGCCCGGCCGGGCAAGCCGCTGGTGAGCGCGGTCGAAGGGCCGGCTGTGGCGGGCGGCACCGAGCTGGTCGCCGGCACCGACGTCCGGATCGCCGCGGAGGGCGCGGTGCTCGGCCTGTACGAGGCCCGGCGCGGCCTGTTCCCGATGGGCGGCTGCGCGGTCCGCATCCCCCGCCAGCTGCCCTACGCCCACGCGATGGAGATGCTGCTCACCGGCCGCTCCTACACCGCCCGGGAGGCCGCCGCCATCGGCCTGGTCACCCGGGTCGTCCCGGACGGCACCGCACTGGCCGAGGCCCGCGCGGTCGCCGAGTCCATCGCCGCCTGCGGCCCGCTCGCGGTCCAGGCGATCCTGCGCGTGCACCGCGAGACCGAGGGCCTGCCCGAGGCCGAGGCGCTGAAGGTCAGCGACGCCCACGGCTGGCAGGTGATGGCCTCCGCCGACGCGGAGGAGGGCGCCCGCGCCTTCGCCGAGAAGCGCCCGCCGGTCTTCACCGGCGAATAG
- a CDS encoding VanZ family protein translates to MGGFFEAGAGTGGIAAPAAAVAVAVCCAVFLRLHLGRYGRIAGWPGRVTMAVLLTGIGVGAYAVWPLPAPAECAAEPLTAPFSLGGPGLPAGEVFRHAALAFAVPVPVGLLARYRYRRGVLSTVLLGALLALAVEAVQATGVLGALPCPHRVAAADDVLLGAAGALAGWLLGLAADRVLPRPWPSGLADLFPPGLGRRAAGHLIDLVLWWYGTLLVAALAVRAGVAPLPESELHTAALIAAAVLFGLVQPLLRGDRSTPGRACLRLATASAGPLPAPASRPRVLVRSLLLYAPVTVLFAVDLHWWALLVPIAHGLPALARADGTGLADLLCGTRTATRAWTEGGGLPAKLIRYAPPAEPRAPAPRAG, encoded by the coding sequence ATGGGAGGGTTCTTCGAGGCCGGCGCGGGCACCGGCGGGATCGCGGCCCCCGCCGCGGCGGTGGCGGTGGCGGTGTGCTGCGCCGTCTTCCTCCGCCTGCACCTGGGGCGCTACGGACGGATCGCGGGCTGGCCGGGCCGGGTGACGATGGCGGTGCTGCTCACCGGGATCGGGGTGGGGGCGTACGCGGTCTGGCCGCTTCCCGCCCCTGCCGAGTGCGCCGCGGAGCCGCTGACCGCGCCGTTCTCGCTGGGCGGCCCGGGGCTGCCCGCGGGCGAGGTGTTCCGGCACGCGGCCCTGGCGTTCGCGGTACCGGTCCCGGTCGGCCTGCTGGCCCGGTACCGGTACCGCAGGGGCGTGCTGAGCACCGTCCTGCTGGGCGCACTGCTCGCCCTGGCGGTGGAGGCGGTGCAGGCCACCGGGGTGCTGGGTGCGCTGCCCTGCCCGCACCGGGTCGCGGCCGCCGACGACGTGCTGCTCGGCGCCGCCGGCGCACTGGCCGGGTGGCTGCTCGGCCTGGCCGCCGACCGGGTGCTGCCCCGCCCCTGGCCGAGCGGGCTCGCCGACCTCTTCCCGCCCGGGCTCGGCCGCCGCGCCGCCGGGCACCTGATCGACCTGGTGCTGTGGTGGTACGGCACCCTGCTGGTCGCGGCCCTGGCGGTGCGCGCCGGCGTGGCACCGCTCCCCGAGTCGGAGCTGCACACCGCGGCCCTGATCGCCGCGGCGGTCCTCTTCGGCCTGGTGCAGCCGCTGCTCCGCGGCGACCGCAGCACACCCGGCCGGGCCTGCCTGCGGCTGGCCACCGCCTCCGCCGGCCCGCTGCCCGCCCCGGCCTCCCGGCCGCGCGTCCTGGTCCGCTCGCTGCTGCTGTACGCCCCGGTCACCGTGCTCTTCGCGGTCGACCTGCACTGGTGGGCGCTGCTCGTCCCGATCGCGCACGGCCTGCCGGCGCTGGCCCGCGCGGACGGGACCGGCCTGGCCGACCTGCTCTGCGGCACCCGCACCGCCACCCGCGCCTGGACCGAGGGCGGCGGCCTGCCCGCCAAGCTCATCCGCTACGCCCCGCCCGCCGAACCCCGCGCCCCGGCCCCGCGCGCCGGCTGA